In Mus pahari chromosome 16, PAHARI_EIJ_v1.1, whole genome shotgun sequence, the DNA window AGTCATGGGAAGTTTGACTACTGAAAACCAAAGGTTGAAACAGAGGGGACAATCAAACCCACCTTCAGGGAAGGTTTCTTCAGCTGCTTGATGGAGGCATGACTTGAGAAGGGCCGGACTTAAAGTTTTAAAGGCCATCTGATGAAAAGCCTGCTGCTGTAGTGGGGTTGACAGAGGACTTAAGTCAGGTGGTGACAGGAAGAAGACATGTGTCACAGAGTATGTCCTCGACTGACCCACACATAGCTACAGGGGACAAGATTTTGGGCTTTTGTGGAAGAATCTTCCCCGACTTGCTCAGGTGTCCAGGGTTTTCTTTTATGGGGTTCTGTTAGGTCTTTGCAGACCTGAGGTCTCTGCTCTCAAATGTCGGTGGCTCACCATTATCATTCAATGCATTAAACTAAAACGAAGGAGTGAATGAAGTAGATGCAGAAGCCCCAGCTTCCTTCATCAAAGAGCACAGTCTACACACTTGCCTCTGTTAGTCATGTCTCCAATCACTACCCAATCCTGTATAAGTGAAGCAAGGCCACAGGcagtatataaagaaataaacttcACTCTGTCCTAATAAAACTGCATTCACAGGTACTAAAGTTTACACTTCAGGTAAAGTTGAACatgtgaaaaaaatattatttttcttcaaacatTTCCACACTATAAAACCCTTCTCAACTCAGTGACTCAGTGGTCACATGGAAGCAGTTTTATTTCATGCGTGGGCTATAAATTGCTTACTCTGTATTGTGTGCAATAGCTGATAAGATTCTTGTTCCCTGAAGTTAGTTAAcaagtgtttctctctctctctctctctctctctctctctctctctctctctctctctctctctctctcgttttatCTTTAGGCACAGCCAGGAAGACACTGCACTTTGAGATTTCCAAGGAAGGCAGTGACCTGTCAGTAGTGGAGCGTGCAGAAGTGTGGCTCTTCCTAAAAGTCCCCAAGGCCAACAGAACCAGGACCAAAGTCACCATCCGTCTATTTCAGCAGCAgaagcacccacagggcagcttgGACACGGGGGATGAGGCCGAGGAAATGGGCTTAAAGGGGGAGAGGAGTGAACTGTTGCTATCAGAGAAAGTAGTTGATGCTCGGAAGAGTACCTGGCACATCTTTCCAGTGTCCAGCAGCATCCAGCGCCTGCTGGACCAGGGAAAGAGTTCCCTGGATGTGCGGATTGCTTGTGAGCAGTGCCAGGAGAGTGGTGCCAGTCTAGTGCTTCtgggcaagaagaagaagaaagaggtggatggagatggaaagaagaaagatggaagtGACGGAGggctggaagaagaaaaggaacagtcACACAGACCTTTCCTCATGCTGCAGGCTAGGCAATCTGAAGACCATCCTCATCGCAGGCGTAGGCGGGGCTTGGAGTGCGATGGCAAGGTCAACATTTGCTGTAAGAAACAGTTCTTTGTCAGCTTCAAGGACATTGGCTGGAATGACTGGATCATTGCTCCTTCTGGCTATCATGCCAACTATTGTGAGGGGGAGTGCCCAAGCCACATAGCAGGCACCTCTGGGTCCTCACTCTCTTTCCATTCAACAGTCATTAACCACTACCGCATGAGGGGTCACAGTCCCTTTGCCAACCTTAAGTCATGCTGTGTGCCCACCAAGCTGAGACCCATGTCCATGCTGTATTACGATGATGGTCAAAACATCATCAAAAAGGACATTCAGAATATGATTGTGGAGGAGTGTGGCTGCTCCTAGAGTCGCCAGGTTCCAGAGAAAATGGATCTAGAGAGTCCAGAGAAGACAGtggcaaaatgaagaaaaaaatataagatttctgaactaaacaaaacaaccagaaaaatagaaataataataataaaaaacccacaaaaaaaaacaaaaaacaaaaaacaaaaactaaactgaaAACAAGACCTAATGAAACAGATGAAGGAAGATGTGGAAAAATATCCTAAGGCAGGGCTCAGAGATGAAGCAGTGAAGGAGAcagggattgggggaggggagaagagagaatggtGTACCTTCATTTCTTCCAAAACCAAACTGATTGCAT includes these proteins:
- the Inhba gene encoding inhibin beta A chain gives rise to the protein MPLLWLRGFLLASCWIIVRSSPTPGSEGHGSAPDCPSCALATLPKDGPNSQPEMVEAVKKHILNMLHLKKRPDVTQPVPKAALLNAIRKLHVGKVGENGYVEIEDDIGRRAEMNELMEQTSEIITFAESGTARKTLHFEISKEGSDLSVVERAEVWLFLKVPKANRTRTKVTIRLFQQQKHPQGSLDTGDEAEEMGLKGERSELLLSEKVVDARKSTWHIFPVSSSIQRLLDQGKSSLDVRIACEQCQESGASLVLLGKKKKKEVDGDGKKKDGSDGGLEEEKEQSHRPFLMLQARQSEDHPHRRRRRGLECDGKVNICCKKQFFVSFKDIGWNDWIIAPSGYHANYCEGECPSHIAGTSGSSLSFHSTVINHYRMRGHSPFANLKSCCVPTKLRPMSMLYYDDGQNIIKKDIQNMIVEECGCS